A window from Salarias fasciatus chromosome 11, fSalaFa1.1, whole genome shotgun sequence encodes these proteins:
- the LOC115396394 gene encoding macrophage mannose receptor 1-like: protein MHRSKRGKRNSPAGTPGSHGTRALGDQDWQAPTLPGTRSSSWAEQRAQDPRAQELTPPTQVEDHDHTEENQPPRAATCPRPAVYPESQVNAHMDYQVCVIFLYFGFGITSCLESFHRKYHYVNQKMTWTDAQSYCREKYNDLATFESMEDIEKLSRPNMDNDMIWMGLYDDPNSWIVNLGNDTNSWRWSATETTSRTGYDNWSAGQPNYDQGKDLCVRMLSGGSWTDTFCTEERYFACYEDISTSGQKQYHVIEQTMTWEQAKLYCREHYKDLAMIETEEENSKASSEGLFDGWIGLYRIPWRWSDGSSSSFKNWASGKPDAHGYNQHCAGEYSNHQWNDDSCYREHAFICQEDLQKVRKTMVKMKIKTDGDFSDPAALQQALLTKYDNTGLRMEWKIKFEEEEDQKNNKESNGNKCNQ, encoded by the exons ATGCACCGGTCCAAAAGGGGGAAGAGGAATTCCCCAGCCGGGACCCCCGGCAGCCATGGGACCCGGGCCCTAGGGGACCAAGACTGGCAGGCGCCAACCCTGCCAGGCACCAGAAGCTCAAGTTGGGCAGAGCAGAGGGCCCAAgacccaagagcccaagagctaACCCCACCCACTCAGGTAGAGGATCATGACCATacagaggagaaccagcccCCACGGGCAGCTACCTGCCCCAGGCCAGCTGTGTACCCTGAAAGCCAGG TAAATGCACATATGGATTACCAAGTGTGTGTGATCTTCCTCTATTTTG GTTTTGGCATCACTTCATGCCTGGAAAGTTTCCATCGTAAATACCACTATGTCAACCAGAAGATGACCTGGACCGATGCTCAGAGTTACTGCAGAGAGAAATACAATGACCTGGCCACCTTTGAAAGCATGGAAGACATAGAAAAATTGAGCAGACCAAACATGGACAATGACATGATTTGGATGGGGCTTTATGACGATCCAAATTCCTGGATTGTAAATTTGGGTAATGATACAAACTCCTGGAGGTGGTCAGCAACtgaaacaacaagcagaactGGTTACGACAACTGGAGTGCTGGTCAACCAAATTATGATCAGGGGAAGGATCTCTGTGTGAGGATGCTAAGTGGTGGATCATGGACCGATACTTTCTGTACAGAAGAAAGATATTTTGCTTGCTACGAAG acaTAAGTACTTCAGGCCAAAAGCAATATCATGTGATTGAACAGACCATGACATGGGAGCAAGCGAAGTTGTACTGCAGAGAACACTATAAAGACCTGGCCATGATCgagactgaggaggagaacagcaaAGCCTCCTCAGAAGGATTGTTTGATGGCTGGATTGGTTTGTATCGGATACCCTGGAGGTGGTcggacggcagcagcagctcttttaAAAACTGGGCATCTGGAAAACCCGATGCCCACGGCTATAATCAGCACTGTGCTGGTGAATATTCAAACCATCAATGGAATGATGACAGTTGCTACAGGGAGCATGCATTCATCTGCCAGGAAG ATCTTCAAAAAGTGAGGAAGACCatggtgaagatgaagattaAAACTGATGGGGACTTTTCAGATCCAGCTGCACTGCAACAG GCACTTCTGACCAAGTACGACAATACTGGATTAAGGATGGAGTGGAAGATTAAAtttgaagaagaggaagatcagaaaaacaacaaggaaTCCAACGGCAACAAATGTAACCAATAA